A window of the Mucilaginibacter sp. cycad4 genome harbors these coding sequences:
- a CDS encoding phosphoribosyltransferase family protein — protein sequence MKLLRAYLADFAALLFPELCPACQAILVTGEHIICSDCRFNLPFTNFHQQPANIVAQQFWGKVNVEAAYALYYFHKGGKIQNLMHHFKYKGMHQIGNLLGNIAGAQLVANDIFNTVDVIIPVPLHKRRLRERGYNQSACFAYGVAEKLKAVVDEQSLIRTVATKTQTQRSRFARFENMQNVFAVKDPAALEGKHVLLVDDIVTTGSTLEACGAELLKVPGLKLSIAAIAYAV from the coding sequence ATGAAATTATTGCGTGCCTACCTTGCCGATTTTGCCGCCCTGCTGTTCCCGGAACTTTGCCCGGCCTGCCAGGCCATCTTAGTAACAGGTGAGCATATTATTTGCAGCGATTGCCGTTTTAATTTACCTTTTACCAATTTCCACCAGCAGCCTGCCAACATTGTAGCACAGCAATTTTGGGGCAAGGTTAATGTCGAAGCAGCCTACGCGCTTTATTATTTCCATAAAGGAGGAAAGATCCAAAACCTTATGCACCATTTTAAATACAAAGGTATGCACCAGATTGGCAATTTGCTGGGCAATATAGCGGGGGCACAGCTGGTTGCAAATGACATTTTTAATACGGTAGATGTAATTATTCCCGTTCCGTTGCATAAACGCCGCCTGCGCGAACGCGGCTATAACCAAAGTGCCTGCTTTGCTTATGGTGTTGCCGAAAAATTAAAAGCGGTTGTTGATGAGCAGAGCCTTATACGTACGGTGGCTACCAAAACGCAAACCCAGCGGTCGCGCTTTGCCCGGTTTGAGAATATGCAGAATGTATTCGCCGTTAAAGATCCGGCTGCACTTGAAGGTAAACACGTTTTATTAGTTGACGATATAGTAACCACCGGCTCAACCCTTGAAGCCTGCGGCGCGGAGTTGTTGAAAGTTCCTGGGTTGAAGTTGAGCATAGCTGCGATAGCTTATGCGGTGTAG
- the rlmN gene encoding 23S rRNA (adenine(2503)-C(2))-methyltransferase RlmN yields the protein MNNTKDKIDIRSLSLNALQEHFIRMDEKGFRAKQVYEWLWKKSCFSFNEMSNISKELRAKLDANFVINNVKINSSQVSADKTIKNSFILHDNHLIEGVLIPTPGRMTACVSSQVGCSLTCKFCATGYMERKRNLNPDEIYDQVVLIDQQARENYNQPLSNIVYMGMGEPLLNYANMMKSIERITSEDGLNMAAKRITVSTAGIAKMIKKLGDDQVKFNLALSLHAANDEKRNTIMPINEQNSLKALAEALKYYYAKTKNPVTYEYIIFDGVNDGIQDAIELAKFCKHLPCKVNIIEYNPIAFASYINAGEDKVEAFADYLTKQGINTHLRRSRGKDIDAACGQLAIKEKDKLAEV from the coding sequence GTGAACAATACAAAAGATAAAATTGACATCCGCAGCCTGAGCCTGAATGCTTTACAGGAGCATTTTATCCGTATGGATGAAAAAGGCTTCAGGGCAAAACAGGTGTATGAATGGCTTTGGAAAAAATCTTGCTTTTCTTTCAACGAGATGAGCAATATTTCAAAAGAACTCCGTGCTAAACTGGATGCAAATTTTGTAATTAATAATGTAAAAATTAATTCTTCACAGGTTAGTGCTGATAAAACTATAAAAAATTCTTTTATTTTACATGATAACCACTTAATTGAGGGCGTTTTAATTCCAACTCCCGGCCGTATGACAGCCTGTGTATCATCACAGGTGGGTTGCAGCCTTACCTGTAAATTTTGTGCCACCGGTTATATGGAGCGCAAAAGGAACCTAAACCCCGACGAAATTTACGACCAGGTGGTTTTAATTGATCAGCAGGCGCGCGAAAACTACAATCAGCCTTTATCAAATATTGTTTATATGGGCATGGGCGAGCCATTGCTTAACTATGCCAACATGATGAAGTCGATAGAGCGCATCACCTCCGAGGACGGGCTTAATATGGCTGCCAAACGCATTACCGTATCAACAGCCGGCATCGCCAAAATGATCAAAAAACTGGGCGATGACCAGGTGAAATTTAATCTTGCTCTTTCCCTGCATGCGGCAAACGATGAAAAGCGCAATACCATTATGCCCATCAACGAGCAAAACTCGTTAAAAGCATTGGCCGAAGCGCTGAAATACTATTACGCTAAAACCAAAAACCCGGTAACTTATGAGTATATTATTTTTGACGGTGTAAACGATGGCATCCAGGACGCTATAGAACTGGCCAAATTTTGCAAACATCTGCCCTGCAAGGTTAACATCATTGAATATAACCCGATTGCCTTTGCCAGCTATATCAACGCCGGCGAAGATAAAGTTGAAGCATTTGCCGATTATCTCACTAAACAGGGCATTAATACACACCTTCGCCGGAGCCGCGGCAAGGACATCGACGCTGCTTGCGGACAGCTTGCCATCAAAGAAAAAGATAAACTGGCCGAAGTTTAA